A stretch of the Neptunomonas phycophila genome encodes the following:
- a CDS encoding XrtA-associated tyrosine autokinase: MSIIEKAVNKLERAVSKPDANGSVQTPKPSVARTAPVETPTPKQGAVKVQSTSAESAPSAFKNFVEIPVARLSASGMVSPDSPRSTIAEEYRSIKRPLLMNINGQTAANVKHPNLIMVASSLSGEGKTFSAINLAMSIAMEQDKSVLFIDADVSKASAGRMLGIDGHTPGLTDLLLDNSVQVKDVLVQTNISNLRILPAGNVHERATELLASENMKSLMQELAERYSDRVVVFDSPPLLLTTEASVLANLMGQILFVVAAEQTSQEAVLEGISKINSDAVVGMLLNKAKHKSISKYGYGYGYGYGYGSRVESTSPEPAS; this comes from the coding sequence ATGAGTATCATCGAAAAAGCAGTTAATAAGCTTGAGCGAGCAGTCTCAAAACCAGATGCGAATGGATCGGTGCAAACACCTAAGCCGTCAGTTGCTCGTACGGCACCCGTTGAAACCCCTACTCCTAAACAGGGAGCCGTAAAGGTTCAATCTACTTCGGCTGAGAGCGCTCCGTCTGCGTTTAAAAATTTCGTGGAAATTCCTGTGGCACGTTTGTCTGCTTCAGGGATGGTTAGCCCTGATTCGCCGCGTTCAACTATTGCAGAGGAATACCGGAGCATTAAGCGTCCTTTGCTGATGAACATCAACGGGCAAACGGCCGCGAATGTTAAACACCCTAACTTGATCATGGTGGCTAGTTCGCTATCAGGCGAGGGTAAGACCTTTTCGGCGATTAACCTAGCGATGAGTATCGCGATGGAGCAAGATAAGTCTGTTTTGTTTATTGACGCTGATGTATCCAAAGCCTCGGCCGGTCGTATGTTGGGCATTGATGGACACACCCCAGGCTTAACTGATCTTTTGCTCGATAATAGTGTTCAAGTTAAAGATGTACTTGTGCAAACCAATATATCTAACCTGAGAATTTTGCCAGCAGGTAATGTTCATGAACGAGCGACTGAGTTGCTCGCAAGTGAAAATATGAAGTCGCTGATGCAGGAGCTCGCAGAACGCTATTCGGACCGGGTAGTTGTTTTTGATTCACCGCCTTTATTGTTAACTACTGAAGCATCTGTTTTGGCCAATTTGATGGGGCAGATTCTATTTGTTGTTGCTGCAGAGCAAACATCTCAAGAAGCTGTTTTGGAGGGTATTAGCAAAATTAACTCCGATGCGGTCGTTGGTATGCTGTTGAACAAAGCTAAACATAAGTCGATTAGTAAATACGGCTACGGATATGGCTACGGATATGGCTATGGTAGCCGTGTTGAGTCAACCTCCCCGGAACCTGCAAGCTAG
- a CDS encoding FemAB family XrtA/PEP-CTERM system-associated protein, whose amino-acid sequence MSLQIKTLDDATTEQWDLFVDQHDSSTFFHRAGWKKVMEKAFGHPCYFIYAESDGDIVGILPLVHVKSLLFGNSLISVPLCVYGGVVANNDEAQQALLQYACDLAEQFKVDALELRSIEPTGAGWPSKSLYYTFRKTIVADHDANMKAIPRKRRAMIRGGIAAGLVGEHDQGCERFYRAYSESVRNLGTPVFSLKYFKVLREVFGDDCRVLMITHEGKDVASLMSFYFKNQVLPYYAGSFDTAKHLKAHDFMYWELMRISADEGIELFDFGRSKENTGPFLFKKGWGFEPEQLHYEYHLVKADKVPELNPTNPKYKMFIEMWKRLPLPVANTLGPMLSKSLG is encoded by the coding sequence ATGTCATTACAAATCAAAACATTAGATGACGCTACAACCGAGCAATGGGATCTTTTTGTTGATCAACATGACTCCAGTACCTTCTTCCACCGAGCGGGTTGGAAAAAAGTAATGGAGAAAGCTTTTGGACATCCTTGCTATTTTATCTACGCAGAAAGCGATGGGGATATAGTGGGCATTCTGCCGCTGGTGCATGTTAAGAGTTTACTGTTCGGTAATAGCTTAATTTCAGTACCTCTGTGCGTTTATGGTGGTGTTGTAGCGAATAACGATGAGGCACAGCAAGCGTTGCTGCAATATGCATGCGACCTTGCTGAGCAGTTTAAGGTTGATGCATTGGAGCTTAGAAGTATTGAGCCGACAGGTGCGGGTTGGCCCTCTAAATCTCTTTATTATACGTTCCGTAAAACCATTGTGGCGGACCACGATGCCAACATGAAAGCCATTCCTCGTAAGCGCCGCGCTATGATTCGTGGTGGCATAGCTGCCGGCTTAGTCGGGGAGCATGATCAAGGGTGTGAGCGTTTTTACCGAGCGTACTCAGAGAGTGTTCGAAACCTAGGGACGCCTGTTTTTTCCTTAAAGTATTTTAAGGTTTTGCGTGAAGTGTTTGGCGATGATTGTCGAGTGCTTATGATTACGCATGAGGGTAAAGATGTTGCGTCTCTTATGAGCTTCTACTTTAAAAACCAAGTACTGCCCTATTATGCGGGCAGTTTTGATACCGCTAAGCACCTAAAAGCGCATGATTTTATGTATTGGGAATTAATGCGTATTAGTGCAGATGAGGGCATAGAGTTATTTGATTTCGGTCGTAGTAAAGAAAACACTGGGCCTTTTCTCTTCAAGAAAGGTTGGGGCTTTGAACCTGAGCAACTTCATTACGAATATCATTTAGTTAAGGCCGATAAGGTCCCAGAGCTAAACCCTACGAATCCAAAATATAAAATGTTCATCGAAATGTGGAAACGGCTGCCTTTGCCTGTTGCCAATACATTGGGGCCTATGTTGTCTAAGAGTTTAGGTTAA
- a CDS encoding TIGR03016 family PEP-CTERM system-associated outer membrane protein: MKGFKKQVSQVCVLAAIMPAMVNAANWTLDKGVSVSEVLTDNENLEEDNTDAALITSVTPYLTLKGEGARLKVNLNTQLEFTTSDEGHFNPRLGASANAELVEQTVFLDTSANVTQNTVDAFRSSGIDSLNDTNNSNTTYNFQISPHTRSHFANVADLRTRYTFNHQSNSSDDVNSSKSHGLNANLSSGTDFHRFDWNVAASYKDTSSSSDDSSSDLGSLDVTLGYQISPKLRVSVTAGEEWNDYSSSRSSNDGDLWQGSLHWTPTPRTSLDLGYGERYFGSWPTLAFSHRSRHSIFSASYSKELTDSATQLSEIRTYQTVNADGNPVNPITGAPLPVVSELINIQEGLFIDEKLTVAWSLIGVRSSLTFSGSRSRQIYETTRPDEITTNYSVSFSRSLSPVLDFSTSYYLRGQTSNNGLDTDTQSLSFSLMRQVVDGGTLAFSYMYSLRDSDLPSDDYTENRLQFAYTFQF, translated from the coding sequence ATGAAGGGATTCAAAAAGCAGGTTTCACAGGTGTGTGTTTTAGCGGCAATAATGCCGGCTATGGTTAATGCTGCTAACTGGACGCTTGATAAAGGTGTCTCAGTCAGTGAGGTGTTAACTGATAACGAAAATCTAGAAGAAGATAATACAGATGCGGCGTTGATTACTTCGGTAACTCCCTATTTGACGCTAAAGGGGGAAGGTGCTCGTTTAAAAGTCAACCTTAATACACAGCTTGAGTTTACAACTTCAGATGAAGGGCACTTTAACCCTCGTTTGGGGGCCTCGGCAAATGCCGAGTTAGTCGAGCAAACAGTATTTTTAGATACCAGTGCCAATGTAACCCAAAATACTGTTGATGCATTTCGTTCAAGTGGCATAGACTCGCTAAACGATACAAACAATTCCAATACCACTTATAACTTCCAGATTAGCCCTCATACGCGAAGCCATTTCGCCAATGTTGCCGACCTCAGGACTCGTTACACATTCAATCATCAGTCTAATAGCAGTGATGATGTGAATAGTTCTAAGAGTCATGGTCTCAATGCTAACTTATCCAGTGGAACTGATTTTCACCGGTTTGATTGGAATGTAGCGGCCAGCTATAAAGATACAAGCTCGTCTAGTGATGATTCTTCATCAGATTTAGGCTCTTTAGATGTAACGTTGGGCTACCAGATAAGCCCAAAGTTGCGCGTCAGTGTGACAGCAGGTGAAGAGTGGAATGATTATAGCTCTTCTCGCTCATCTAATGACGGTGATTTGTGGCAGGGAAGTTTGCATTGGACACCAACGCCCAGAACGAGTTTGGATCTTGGTTATGGTGAGCGCTATTTTGGAAGTTGGCCGACCTTGGCCTTTTCGCACCGAAGCCGACATAGCATTTTTTCGGCTAGCTATTCTAAAGAGCTAACTGACAGCGCTACCCAGTTGAGCGAGATTCGCACATATCAAACAGTCAATGCTGATGGGAACCCTGTTAACCCTATAACGGGGGCACCGTTGCCAGTGGTGAGCGAATTGATAAATATACAAGAAGGTTTGTTTATTGATGAGAAGCTCACAGTAGCCTGGTCATTAATTGGTGTGCGAAGTTCTTTAACCTTTTCTGGTTCGCGCTCTAGACAGATATATGAAACGACTCGTCCTGATGAAATTACCACAAATTACTCGGTAAGTTTTAGTCGGAGTTTATCTCCTGTTTTAGACTTTTCAACGAGCTACTATCTACGTGGTCAGACAAGTAATAATGGTCTTGATACTGATACTCAATCCCTCAGTTTTAGCTTGATGCGACAAGTTGTTGATGGCGGAACTTTGGCTTTCTCTTATATGTATTCGCTTCGCGATAGCGATCTACCTTCTGATGATTACACAGAAAATAGATTGCAATTTGCCTATACATTTCAATTTTAA
- the wecB gene encoding non-hydrolyzing UDP-N-acetylglucosamine 2-epimerase, whose protein sequence is MESVQKQYTVLCIVGARPNFMKIAPIMRAMASSSVISPVLLHTGQHYDAEMKHSFFDQLHIPEPDIDLEVGSGSHAEQTAEIMKRFEPVLDELRPAAILVVGDVNSTIACALVAVKKSIAVVHVEAGLRSGDRAMPEEINRVLTDQISDLLFTTEADAIENLTAEGIPPERVHFVGNVMIDTLLYNRERATPAQQVLKSIGDEVSSGYGLLTLHRPSNVDDPAVLKRLLEVLVKLSKRLPLVFPVHPRTRQRITNMGFDSLLENSAISLLPPLGYLQMLGLMGDATVVLTDSGGIQEETTALGVPCITLRENTERPITLTQGTNVLAGTDVAAIESAFNDVLEHGGRKGNVPELWDGNAAVRITQIIEAFLEERAVGHN, encoded by the coding sequence ATGGAATCTGTGCAAAAGCAGTACACGGTACTTTGCATCGTTGGTGCACGACCTAATTTTATGAAAATAGCGCCTATCATGAGAGCGATGGCTTCATCATCTGTTATATCGCCAGTGCTATTACACACAGGTCAGCACTACGATGCAGAGATGAAGCATTCTTTTTTTGATCAGTTACATATCCCCGAGCCTGATATTGATCTTGAGGTTGGTTCGGGCAGTCATGCCGAGCAGACGGCTGAGATTATGAAACGATTCGAGCCCGTTTTAGATGAGCTTAGGCCTGCTGCTATTTTAGTCGTTGGCGATGTAAATTCGACTATTGCTTGTGCCTTAGTGGCAGTTAAAAAGTCAATTGCAGTTGTGCATGTTGAAGCAGGCTTGCGTAGTGGTGATAGAGCCATGCCGGAAGAAATTAACCGTGTGTTAACTGATCAAATATCGGATCTGCTTTTTACCACAGAGGCCGATGCTATAGAGAATTTAACAGCGGAGGGGATCCCGCCTGAGCGCGTCCATTTTGTCGGCAATGTCATGATAGATACGCTCTTATACAACCGTGAGCGTGCGACGCCTGCACAGCAAGTATTGAAGTCCATTGGCGATGAAGTCTCTAGCGGGTACGGGTTGTTAACGTTGCACCGCCCCTCTAATGTCGATGATCCCGCTGTGCTTAAAAGGCTTTTGGAGGTGTTGGTTAAATTGAGTAAGCGGCTACCTTTGGTATTTCCTGTCCATCCGCGCACTCGTCAACGAATCACGAATATGGGATTTGATAGTCTACTCGAGAACTCAGCGATTAGTTTGCTTCCTCCATTAGGTTATTTGCAAATGCTAGGTCTGATGGGTGATGCTACCGTAGTACTAACTGATTCAGGTGGTATCCAAGAAGAAACCACCGCTCTGGGGGTTCCTTGTATTACTTTGCGTGAAAATACTGAGCGTCCGATTACATTAACGCAGGGCACTAATGTATTAGCTGGTACTGACGTAGCGGCGATTGAGTCCGCGTTTAATGATGTGCTTGAACACGGTGGTCGTAAAGGCAATGTTCCTGAGCTTTGGGATGGCAATGCGGCGGTACGTATCACGCAGATCATAGAAGCTTTTTTAGAAGAACGAGCAGTAGGGCATAACTGA
- a CDS encoding TIGR03087 family PEP-CTERM/XrtA system glycosyltransferase, producing MKPPLLLLCHRIPFPPNKGDKIRTYHLLKYLVSHYEVHLGAFIDDPDDWQYVTEVESLCATAHFVSLEPKRSTLFSAIGLLTGEALSLPYYRSRSLTSWVKSTLAQYSIDKAMAVSSPMAQFLSSSSLHLTTKVIDLVDIDSDKWAQYAQMKPWPLSWVYQREAVKLFAYEQRIAQTFDVSFFVSSAEAQLFIEKAPITETAVSYYNNGVDSHYFSPHQVENNPYPESVPVLVFTGAMDYWPNVDAVEWFVTDVFPLIRKKHPRIEFYIVGGKPTDAVVCLQKVDGVKVTGRVADVRPYIKFATAAVAPMRVARGVQNKVLEAMAMEKHVIVTEKGLEGINAENGYEVLVADTAQDFSRCIDLVMAKALQDMGIQARQRVTEDFNWANTLPVIRQYLDQTAEPIPS from the coding sequence ATGAAGCCGCCATTACTTTTGTTGTGCCATCGTATTCCATTTCCTCCGAATAAAGGGGATAAAATACGCACATATCATTTGTTGAAGTATCTGGTTTCTCACTATGAAGTCCACTTGGGGGCGTTCATAGATGATCCTGATGACTGGCAGTATGTAACTGAGGTTGAATCGTTATGTGCTACGGCTCATTTCGTGAGCTTGGAACCTAAGCGCTCCACACTTTTTTCCGCTATAGGTCTGTTAACCGGAGAGGCTTTGAGCTTACCTTATTATCGTAGCCGCTCGTTAACGTCCTGGGTTAAAAGTACACTCGCGCAATATTCGATCGATAAAGCTATGGCTGTGTCGTCGCCTATGGCTCAGTTTTTGTCATCATCATCGCTTCATCTAACAACTAAAGTAATCGATCTTGTTGATATCGACTCTGATAAATGGGCGCAATATGCGCAGATGAAGCCTTGGCCCTTGAGTTGGGTGTATCAGCGAGAGGCAGTTAAGCTTTTTGCTTACGAACAGCGTATAGCTCAAACATTTGATGTTAGTTTCTTTGTATCCAGTGCGGAAGCCCAACTGTTTATCGAAAAAGCACCTATCACTGAAACTGCAGTGAGTTATTACAATAACGGCGTTGATAGCCACTACTTTTCACCGCATCAAGTAGAGAACAACCCTTACCCTGAAAGTGTGCCAGTGCTTGTTTTTACTGGTGCTATGGACTACTGGCCTAATGTCGATGCGGTGGAATGGTTTGTAACCGATGTTTTTCCATTAATCAGAAAAAAGCATCCCCGTATTGAGTTTTATATCGTTGGTGGTAAACCGACGGATGCGGTTGTGTGCTTGCAGAAAGTGGACGGCGTGAAAGTAACGGGGCGAGTAGCTGATGTACGCCCCTATATCAAGTTTGCAACAGCGGCTGTCGCTCCTATGCGGGTTGCTAGGGGGGTTCAAAATAAAGTGCTTGAGGCAATGGCTATGGAAAAGCACGTTATAGTGACGGAAAAGGGGCTTGAGGGTATCAATGCAGAAAACGGTTATGAAGTATTAGTCGCTGATACCGCTCAAGATTTTAGTCGTTGTATTGATCTTGTGATGGCCAAAGCATTACAGGATATGGGAATCCAAGCTCGGCAGCGTGTAACGGAAGATTTTAATTGGGCAAATACTCTGCCTGTTATACGTCAGTATCTCGATCAAACTGCGGAGCCAATCCCATCATGA
- a CDS encoding XrtA system polysaccharide deacetylase, with product MASPIVNAMSVDVEDYFQVSAFENRISRSDWHQHESRVRANVERILDLFDQHCVKATFFTLGCLAEQYPEMVLDIVNQGHELASHGWDHRRVTSLTPDEFRQDIARSKSLLEDISATAVKGYRAPSYSIGESNLWALDVLADEGYQYSSSIVPIKHDHYGMPGASRFSHRVAGGRLLEIPITTTSLMNRNINCGGGGWFRLFPYAFSKWALSKVNTQEEQPCIFYFHPWEIDPAQPVIDNVSARTRFRHYLNLNRMYGRLDSLLNDFEWGRMDEVFLGASVLEPTMDPSLAPKTEVIY from the coding sequence ATGGCTTCGCCAATTGTTAATGCAATGTCTGTCGATGTTGAAGATTACTTCCAGGTTTCAGCATTCGAAAACCGTATTAGCCGAAGTGATTGGCATCAACATGAGTCAAGGGTTAGGGCTAATGTCGAAAGGATATTGGATTTATTTGATCAGCATTGTGTGAAAGCCACTTTCTTTACCCTGGGTTGCTTGGCTGAACAGTATCCAGAAATGGTGTTGGATATTGTGAATCAGGGGCATGAATTAGCCAGTCACGGGTGGGATCATCGTCGAGTCACCAGTTTAACGCCCGATGAGTTTCGTCAGGATATCGCACGCAGTAAGTCTCTTTTAGAAGACATTAGTGCAACGGCAGTAAAAGGTTATCGTGCACCCAGTTACTCAATTGGCGAATCTAATCTTTGGGCTTTAGATGTACTGGCCGATGAAGGTTATCAATACAGCTCAAGTATTGTACCTATTAAGCACGATCATTATGGCATGCCTGGGGCTTCGCGTTTTTCGCATAGAGTAGCCGGCGGGCGATTGCTGGAAATTCCTATTACTACGACTTCTCTAATGAATCGCAATATTAATTGCGGAGGCGGAGGGTGGTTCCGATTATTTCCTTATGCGTTCTCGAAATGGGCGTTATCTAAAGTCAATACTCAGGAAGAGCAGCCCTGTATTTTTTATTTTCACCCTTGGGAAATAGATCCGGCTCAACCTGTTATTGATAATGTGTCGGCACGAACACGTTTTCGCCATTATTTAAACTTAAATCGTATGTATGGGCGTTTGGATTCACTGTTAAATGATTTTGAATGGGGACGTATGGATGAGGTTTTCTTAGGTGCGAGTGTACTAGAGCCCACAATGGACCCCTCATTAGCGCCTAAAACAGAAGTAATCTATTAA
- the xrtA gene encoding exosortase A, whose protein sequence is MKTWKLHGALVLAFSIALVLALYPTFLSMVNIWMRSETFTHAFLIAPISLWLVWEKREAMLTYVPSYSVLGLIALFGSGFLWLLGMAVDAAVVQQFAAVLMLISVIWSILGNQLAWFLAFPLCFLLFMVPMGEDLVPPMMDFTANFTVDMVRLSGIPVYREGLFFMLPTGNWSVVEACSGIRYLIASITLGCLYAYVTYTKLWKRAIFIALSIIVPIIANGLRAYMIVMLGHLSDMTVATGVDHLVYGWLFFGVVIFILIRLGAIFKDPEVDNLALRAAPIANGESDTLAVNRTPLTHVMFIGCLIVGLSIWPLARQQMNNQAYPEMVDALELPDFEGKASVAPLWSWQPVAREADQVVGFIEDGPQQSAIYIDFYPVPGYAEMINSLNTMIDPDSDEWHIVSVGTEHLAALDISVTSYRIKSSKQELLVWSWYQVAGAHNSANKYIVKLLEGGHRLLGDRQDSARITYAMSVDPASQAPELQKSQLQTLIQETFPQVQASMDNVAQRVYEDL, encoded by the coding sequence ATGAAGACCTGGAAGTTACATGGCGCGCTGGTATTAGCGTTTAGCATTGCATTAGTCCTTGCGTTGTATCCAACTTTTTTATCAATGGTTAATATTTGGATGCGTTCTGAAACGTTTACGCATGCCTTTTTAATAGCGCCTATTTCTCTATGGTTGGTGTGGGAAAAACGTGAAGCCATGTTGACCTATGTGCCCTCCTATAGTGTTTTAGGGCTTATTGCCCTATTTGGTAGTGGCTTCTTATGGCTGCTAGGAATGGCTGTGGATGCGGCTGTTGTGCAGCAGTTTGCGGCTGTCTTAATGCTGATTAGTGTTATCTGGAGCATTCTAGGTAATCAGCTCGCTTGGTTTTTAGCGTTTCCGTTATGTTTTTTGCTGTTTATGGTGCCTATGGGGGAAGACCTTGTTCCTCCAATGATGGATTTTACCGCTAATTTCACGGTGGACATGGTTCGTTTAAGCGGGATTCCAGTTTATAGGGAAGGCCTATTTTTTATGTTACCAACGGGCAATTGGTCCGTGGTGGAGGCCTGTAGTGGGATTCGTTACCTCATAGCATCCATTACTTTGGGTTGCCTCTATGCTTATGTCACGTATACAAAGCTATGGAAGCGCGCCATTTTTATAGCGTTGTCTATCATCGTTCCTATTATTGCGAACGGTCTGCGTGCTTATATGATCGTTATGCTAGGCCACTTGAGTGATATGACAGTCGCCACAGGCGTTGATCACCTAGTGTATGGTTGGCTGTTTTTTGGTGTGGTCATCTTTATTTTGATTCGCTTGGGGGCCATTTTCAAAGACCCTGAAGTCGATAATTTAGCGTTACGTGCAGCCCCAATAGCTAATGGCGAAAGTGATACATTAGCTGTTAACCGGACACCGCTTACGCATGTTATGTTCATTGGTTGCCTGATTGTTGGTTTGAGTATTTGGCCACTAGCCCGACAACAAATGAACAACCAAGCTTATCCAGAAATGGTTGATGCATTAGAACTGCCTGACTTTGAAGGAAAAGCCTCTGTTGCTCCATTATGGAGCTGGCAACCGGTTGCTCGTGAGGCAGATCAGGTGGTTGGTTTTATTGAGGATGGCCCTCAACAGTCAGCGATTTATATCGATTTTTATCCCGTCCCAGGTTATGCGGAGATGATTAATTCGTTAAATACAATGATTGACCCTGATTCCGACGAATGGCATATCGTATCAGTGGGTACGGAGCACTTAGCGGCTTTGGATATTTCCGTTACTTCTTATCGAATTAAATCATCAAAACAAGAATTGCTGGTATGGAGTTGGTATCAGGTGGCTGGAGCTCATAACAGCGCTAATAAATATATAGTCAAGCTATTAGAAGGCGGGCATCGTTTGTTGGGTGACCGTCAAGATAGTGCCCGGATCACCTATGCTATGAGTGTTGATCCCGCTTCTCAGGCGCCTGAGTTACAGAAATCCCAGCTGCAAACTCTCATTCAAGAAACCTTTCCTCAGGTTCAGGCCTCAATGGATAACGTTGCGCAGAGAGTTTATGAAGACCTCTAA
- a CDS encoding TIGR03088 family PEP-CTERM/XrtA system glycosyltransferase, whose product MKTSKYIDKPLVMHVLHTLGTGGMENGLVNILNRMPSDRYRHMIVCLSHATDFSQRIESDDIAIVELHKKEGNDLSIYWKLLRLFWAYRPAIVHSRNLAALDIHVLKVLAPSFRSVHGEHGRDIYDLEGKNKKYNALRSVMKHFISQYIAVSKDLEQWLVSTINVPPRKVSQIYNGVNHQQFIPLTAHEKQLALSSFFSDDEAKQPFTPRFIIGTVGRLAAVKDQKTLIKSFGLFLKALPQEQQAKTNLLMVGDGPLYQELNDEITRLGLSEHVLMLGDRSDVARLLPLMDVFVLSSLAEGISNTVLEAMASQLPIVATETGGNPELVSDQENGFLFRVGDHQQLADILMELWRDPDKRHNMAEASLNRVRHEFDWYKTVANYVAVYDSLVATKTENAVKGS is encoded by the coding sequence ATGAAGACCTCTAAATATATTGACAAGCCTTTGGTTATGCATGTGCTGCATACATTAGGTACAGGTGGAATGGAAAACGGTTTAGTCAATATTTTAAACAGAATGCCCTCGGACCGGTATCGACATATGATTGTATGTCTTAGCCATGCAACTGACTTCTCTCAACGAATAGAGTCAGATGATATAGCCATTGTGGAGCTTCATAAAAAAGAAGGTAATGATTTGTCCATTTACTGGAAGTTGCTCCGCTTGTTTTGGGCGTATCGGCCTGCCATTGTCCATTCACGTAATTTAGCGGCGCTAGATATTCACGTGTTAAAAGTACTAGCCCCTTCTTTTAGATCAGTTCACGGTGAGCACGGCCGAGATATCTATGATTTGGAAGGGAAAAACAAAAAGTACAACGCATTGCGTTCAGTGATGAAGCATTTTATTAGTCAATATATTGCCGTGAGTAAGGACTTAGAGCAATGGCTCGTTAGCACCATTAATGTCCCACCCCGTAAGGTTTCTCAAATATATAATGGCGTAAATCATCAGCAGTTCATACCACTAACAGCGCATGAAAAGCAGTTGGCGTTATCTTCTTTCTTTTCTGATGATGAAGCTAAGCAACCTTTTACCCCGCGTTTTATTATCGGAACTGTTGGACGATTAGCCGCTGTTAAAGATCAGAAGACTTTAATTAAAAGCTTCGGGCTGTTTTTAAAAGCGCTGCCACAAGAACAGCAAGCGAAAACGAACCTATTAATGGTAGGGGACGGGCCTTTATACCAAGAATTAAACGATGAGATAACGCGTTTAGGTCTTAGTGAGCATGTGCTTATGTTAGGGGATAGAAGTGATGTGGCTCGCTTGTTACCGCTAATGGATGTATTTGTTTTGAGCTCGTTAGCAGAAGGTATTTCGAATACCGTATTAGAGGCTATGGCGAGCCAGTTACCCATTGTTGCTACTGAAACAGGTGGCAACCCTGAACTTGTCTCTGACCAAGAAAATGGTTTTCTATTTAGGGTGGGTGATCATCAGCAGCTGGCAGATATATTGATGGAGTTATGGCGTGACCCTGACAAGCGACATAATATGGCTGAGGCTAGCCTAAATAGAGTAAGACACGAGTTTGATTGGTATAAAACAGTCGCAAACTATGTTGCTGTTTATGATAGTTTGGTTGCAACTAAAACGGAAAATGCAGTAAAGGGAAGTTAG